Proteins from a genomic interval of Bacteroidales bacterium:
- a CDS encoding gliding motility-associated C-terminal domain-containing protein, whose product MKKNKTLFSIQILAFLLIISNISTAQLNSPVRDWAGLTQYLANNAKQDSVYVFFSSIASPKKGSLKAKFSNGANSNFIWYKFDEANPNVVNPFVQFATENGVTESNLTNLSRGGYRVSITRISDNVTEVYTCWVMIDDVIISNIEIDNNCTFLSLDTKLQPSKYAIAYDYFTYWDLSKTPVHPEINKLGTDYFKNIIWHASNSLVTFTSSSTLFLLIQNTAPLYDSKYDIRISNPFGRILTYETSILIGKAPKADFSVFTEVDGAWKDGGTEPEGEAPLKMKLESKSINSDSIYWRILNDEKLFKHGGDSIVWRDSLLFTERIDAYPTPEKMIPGKYPIEHIAVKVSTGCRDTMTLFAQVDTSTIKSDAIPNVFSPNGDGVNDFFKLKEPVVNISSIKTFNIFIFSKGGTLVYKYSGNPKTWEGWNGQINGNKADAPDGVYYYIIEAVGWDKKVFRGGKYKGFLYLLRGK is encoded by the coding sequence ATGAAAAAAAATAAAACCCTATTTAGCATACAAATACTAGCATTTTTGCTAATCATTTCAAATATTTCTACTGCTCAACTTAACTCGCCAGTAAGAGATTGGGCGGGTTTAACACAATACCTTGCGAATAATGCAAAACAGGATTCTGTATACGTTTTCTTTTCATCTATTGCATCTCCTAAAAAAGGATCATTAAAAGCGAAATTCTCAAATGGCGCAAATTCAAACTTTATATGGTATAAATTTGATGAGGCTAACCCCAATGTGGTTAATCCATTCGTGCAATTTGCCACTGAAAATGGTGTTACGGAATCCAATCTTACAAACCTTAGCAGGGGTGGTTATAGGGTATCGATTACTAGAATCTCCGATAATGTCACCGAGGTATATACATGTTGGGTAATGATTGATGATGTGATTATTAGCAATATCGAAATAGACAATAATTGTACATTTCTATCTTTGGATACAAAATTACAACCGAGCAAATACGCTATTGCTTACGATTATTTCACCTATTGGGATTTATCTAAAACACCCGTTCATCCCGAGATTAATAAGTTGGGGACTGATTACTTCAAAAACATTATTTGGCATGCAAGTAATTCTCTAGTAACCTTTACTTCCTCGTCAACCTTATTTTTGTTGATACAGAATACTGCACCACTTTACGATTCTAAGTATGATATTCGGATTTCAAATCCCTTTGGAAGGATTCTTACTTATGAAACATCTATTCTAATTGGAAAAGCACCTAAGGCAGATTTTTCAGTTTTCACTGAAGTTGATGGAGCTTGGAAGGATGGTGGCACAGAACCAGAGGGAGAAGCACCTTTAAAAATGAAGTTGGAAAGCAAATCGATAAATTCCGATTCAATTTACTGGCGTATTTTAAACGATGAAAAACTCTTTAAACACGGTGGCGATAGCATTGTTTGGCGCGATAGTTTATTGTTTACTGAACGAATTGATGCTTACCCAACTCCCGAAAAGATGATACCCGGGAAATATCCTATTGAGCATATTGCAGTAAAAGTTAGTACTGGTTGTAGGGATACAATGACTTTATTTGCTCAGGTTGATACGTCTACAATAAAATCGGATGCTATTCCAAACGTTTTTTCACCGAATGGCGATGGTGTAAATGATTTTTTTAAACTCAAAGAACCAGTTGTAAATATAAGCTCAATAAAAACGTTTAATATTTTTATTTTCAGTAAAGGAGGAACGCTTGTTTACAAATATTCAGGAAACCCAAAAACATGGGAGGGATGGAATGGTCAGATAAATGGGAATAAAGCCGATGCCCCCGATGGGGTTTACTACTATATTATAGAAGCAGTTGGTTGGGATAAAAAAGTGTTCAGGGGAGGCAAATATAAAGGCTTTCTATACCTGCTAAGGGGTAAATGA